In Rhineura floridana isolate rRhiFlo1 chromosome 12, rRhiFlo1.hap2, whole genome shotgun sequence, a single window of DNA contains:
- the FDXACB1 gene encoding ferredoxin-fold anticodon-binding domain-containing protein 1 isoform X2 has translation MRPLHHQPRLLLVGEGNFSFSASLCEMRGCETHIVATCYESEDTVSRQALAKSNVQYLKDRGAEILFCVDCTKLKEHFLPDDWDFDCIYFNFPHCGRKAGVKKNRELLAKFFCSCAEVLAEKGEVHVALCRGQGGTPADQPVREWHNSWQVAAMAAEAGFILSDVHPFNIGDARGYKCTGYRSQDKSFHVEGALNHVFTQSVPFPYSKSVICQTELEGKLVYFLVPEIFLDKINRGFLDVNSEHPVRTINEKLIDELGKSFPVQKVNYSLSLVFQDRHNSPSPLDPFWVVPAANSNPDPKSVVNKSARDTEAFAFPSGFPGCDGSDEEDNVISWERNWVFGQYYLRPSLLVSLHRMAQNTELPLGTFLVLSGLAFPKCKLSAYALPVFHETVFIHVVNKGSEDTCTQLLAENLTSALSTLLQPSGFRFQDSTAEKSETQLNTFVTPEPQLLKTKYFITVTPDASDPDPKELCVGTVSTALWQPTNINREIVCASLNLDLLAMHSCGIFDWRMLWTSDERFLNQFAAGRLGPFKSFSLYPPTYVHDISFWVPEPERFNEAQLHTIARCVSCESVVSVQLLDSFQHPGTAQTSLCYRVTYQSCDKALSRQQVAAMQEKLRKEIQRCLHVTLR, from the exons GTGCTGAAATTCTCTTTTGTGTTGACTGCACAAAACTAAAGGAGCACTTTTTGCCAGATGACTGGGATTTTGATTGCATTTATTTCAACTTCCCCCATTGTGGGAGAAAAGCTGGAGTGAAAAAGAACAGGGAGCTTCTTGCCAAGTTTTTCTGTAG CTGTGCAGAGGTCCTGGCAGAGAAAGGAGAGGTCCATGTGGCACTTTGCAGAGGGCAGGGTGGTACCCCTGCAGACCAGCCAGTGAGGGAATGGCACAACAGCTGGCAAGTAGCTGCtatggcagcagaggcaggatTTATCTTGAGCGACGTTCATCCATTTAACATCGGGGATGCTCGTGGATATAAATGTACAGGTTACAG GAGTCAGGATAAATCCTTCCATGTAGAAGGAGCTTTGAATCACGTATTCACACAGAGTGTGCCTTTTCCATATTCCAAGTCTGTGATCTGTCAAACAGAACTGGAAGGAAAGTTGGTTTACTTCCTTGTTCCAGAGATATTTCTAGATAAGATTAACAG GGGTTTCTTGGATGTGAATTCAGAGCATCCTGTAAGAACAATAAATGAAAAACTCATTGATGAGCTTGGCAAGTCTTTCCCAGTTCAAAAGGTGAACTATTCTCTTTCCTTGGTGTTTCAAGACCGCCACAACTCTCcttcccctctggatcccttttgggTTGTTCCTGCTGCCAACAGCAACCCAGACCCCAAGTCTGTGGTTAACAAATCTGCAAGGGATACAGAGGCCTTTGCCTTCCCTTCTggctttcctggctgtgatggttCAGATGAGGAAGACAACGTGATCAGCTGGGAAAGAAATTGGGTCTTTGGACAGTATTATCTCAGACCTTCTCTTCTAGTTTCTCTTCACAGAATGGCACAAAACACAGAGCTTCCTCTGGGGACTTTCCTGGTCCTCAGTGGGCTGGCCTTTCCGAAATGCAAACTCTCTGCTTATGCTCTGCCTGTTTTTCATGAGACCGTCTTTATCCATGTGGTTAATAAGGGCTCAGAAGACACGTGTACCCAGCTCCTTGCAGAAAACCTTACAAGTGCTTTAAGTACTTTGCTCCAGCCTTCAGGTTTCAGGTTTCAAGACAGTACAGCAGAGAAGTCAGAAACACAGCTGAACACCTTTGTGACTCCTGAACCTCAGCTTCTTAAGACAAAGTATTTTATCACTGTGACCCCAGATGCTTCTGACCCAGATCCAAAGGAGCTTTGTGTAGGGACAGTAAGTACAGCTTTGTGGCAGCCAACAAACATCAACCGAGAAATTGTTTGTGCTTCGCTGAACCTTGACCTTCTGGCCATGCATTCATGTGGAATCTTTGACTGGCGCATGCTCTGGACTTCCGACGAGCGTTTCCTGAATCAGTTTGCGGCGGGGCGCTTAGGCCCTTTCAAGAGCTTTTCGCTCTACCCACCCACCTACGTGCACGACATCAGTTTCTGGGTTCCAGAACCAGAAAGATTTAACGAAGCCCAGCTTCACACCATTGCTAGGTGTGTCTCTTGTGAATCGGTTGTGTCTGTCCAACTGCttgacagctttcagcacccagGCACAGCACAAACCAGCCTCTGCTACAGGGTCACTTACCAGTCTTGTGACAAAGCACTCAGTCGCCAGCAGGTGGCAGCAATGCAGGAGAAGCTTAGGAAAGAAATACAGCGTTGTCTGCATGTGACTCTTAGGTAG